In Pseudoliparis swirei isolate HS2019 ecotype Mariana Trench chromosome 2, NWPU_hadal_v1, whole genome shotgun sequence, the following are encoded in one genomic region:
- the dip2a gene encoding disco-interacting protein 2 homolog A isoform X6, with product MAERTSTGLLTMMLEPTPAVAATLPAEVREKLAELELELSEGDITQKGYEKKRGKLLAPYVPQIQGVDPSLQIDNRIQASSQSVLPGSKHNKSRAANTRDERFRSDLHTEAVQAALAKYKERKMPMPSKRRSVLVQSSVEACTPPDTSSASEDEGSLRRQGRLATSTPYQGQGHPAVEHWFNRVIQGSSTSSSASSTSSHPGGRSVTTTTTTTTSHAALNANAAATALADFMAHTQLDNHSAPPDVTGLSERSSLHTEHPQVASVRGVSRGYNNHTSIMETADGVPVNSRVSSKIQQLLNTLKRPKRPPLREFFVDDFEDLLDVQQPDLNQPKPEGLQMSPLEGEPLGVVNNWPPSLPAALHRWGTTQPKSPCLTALDNAGKPVYTLTYGKLWTRSQKLAYTLLNKLSTRNEPLLVPGDRVALVFPNNDPVMFMVAFYGCLLAELVPVPIEVPLTRKDAGSQQIGFLLGSCGVTLALTTDACQKGLPKAQTGEVATFKGWPRLLWFVTDGKHVVKPPKDWHPPIREASNDIAYIEYKTSKEGSTMGITVSHSAMLVHCHALTQACGYTEAETITNVLDFKREAGLWHGVLTSVMNRMHVISIPYSLMKVNPLSWIQKVHTYKARVAVVKSRDMHWSLLAQRDQRDVSLSSLRMLIVADGANPWSISSCDAFLNVFQARGLRPEVICPCASSSEAMTVAIRRPPEMGVPPPGKAVLSMGGLSHSVIRVDTEEKLSVLTVQDVGQVMPGALVCVVRVEGTPYICQTDEVGEICVSSGCTGVAYYGLPGMTKNLFETIPVTSSGIPFSDRPFTRTSLLGFVGPDSLVFVVGKMDGLMVVSGRRHNADDVVATALAVEPMKFVYRGRIAVFSVSVLHDERIVVVAEQRPDASEEDSFQWMSRILQAIDSIHQVGVYCLALVPANTLPKAPLGGIHISETKQRFLEGALHPCNVLMCPHTCVTNLPKPRQKQPEVGPASMIVGNLVAGKRIAQACGRDVTQLEDNDQARKFLYIQDVLQWRAQATPDHPLFLVLNAKGTVASTASCLQLHKRAERVAAALMGRLNTGDHVALVYPPGIELIATFYGCLYAGCVPVTVRPPHPQNLATTLPTVKMIVEVSKSVCILTTQAIMKLLKSKEAAAAVDVKSWPMVLDTDDLPRKKSPQMYKPPTPEMLAYLDFSVSTTGILAGVKMSHSATSALCRSIKLQCELYPSRQIAICLDPYCGLGFALWCLCSVYSGHQSILVPPLELESNASLWLAAVSQYKVRVTFCSYSVMEMCTKGLGSQTEALRLRNVNLSCVRTCMVVAEERPRIALTQSFSKIFKDLGLSPRAVSTTFGCRVNVAICLQGTAGPDPTTVYVDMRALRHDRVRLVERGSPHSLPLMESGKILPGVKVIIANTETKGPLGDSHLGEIWVSSPHNATGYYTVYGEEALHADHFNTKLSFGDTQTVWARTGYLGFLRRTELTDASGERHDALYVVGSLDETLELRGMRYHPIDIETSVIRSHKSIAECAVFTWTNLLVVVVELEGSEQEALDLVALVTNVVLEEHYLIVGVVVVVDPGVIPINSRGEKQRMHLRDGFLADQLDPIYVAYNM from the exons ACACCTCCTCAGCGTCGGAAGACGAGGGCTCACTCCGCCGGCAGGGACGTCTGGCCACCTCGACGCCCTACCAGGGCCAGGGCCACCCAGCCGTTGAGCACTGGTTTAACCGTGTCATCCAGGGTTCGTCCACCTCATCATCCGCGTCATCCACCTCATCCCACCCAGGAGGGAGATccgtcaccaccaccaccaccaccaccacttccCACGCAGCCCTCAACGCCAACGCCGCAGCTACCGCGCTGGCTGACTTTATGGCACACACCCAGCTAG ATAACCACTCGGCGCCCCCCGATGTGACGGGGCTGTCGGAGCGCTCCTCGCTTCATACGGAGCATCCCCAGGTGGCCTCGGTACGAGGCGTTTCCCGGGGCTACAACAACCACACCAGCATCATGGAGACTGCAGATG GTGTTCCGGTCAACAGTCGCGTTTCCTCCAAAATCCAACAGCTGCTCAACACGCTGAAGAGACCAAAGCGGCCGCCGTTGCGAGAGTTCTTTGTCGACGACTTTGAGGATCTCTTGGATG TTCAGCAGCCAGATCTCAACCAGCCAAAGCCAGAAGGCCTTCAGATGAGCCCCCTGGAAGGAGAGCCTCTCGGGGTGGTCAACAACTGGCCTCCCTCCTTGCCAGCAGCGTTACATCGGTGGGGCACAACTCAGCCCAAGAGCCCCTGTCTAACGGCACTCGACAATGCTGGCAAGCCGGTCTACACACTCACCTATG GTAAACTCTGGACCCGGAGTCAGAAACTGGCCTACACTCTTCTGAACAAGCTGAGTACCAGAAATGAGCCTTTGCTCGTGCCCGGCGACCGG GTTGCACTTGTTTTCCCCAACAACGACCCTGTGATGTTCATGGTGGCCTTCTACGGCTGTCTCTTGGCAGAGCTGGTACCTGTGCCTATTGAAGTGCCGCTGACCAGAAAG GATGCAGGAAGTCAACAGATTGGCTTTCTGTTGGGCAGCTGTGGCGTCACGTTGGCATTGACCACTGACGCTTGTCAGAAGGGCTTGCCCAAAGCACAAACGGGGGAGGTAGCCACTTTCAAAG GCTGGCCACGGTTGCTGTGGTTTGTGACGGATGGAAAACATGTCGTGAAGCCTCCGAAAGACTGGCATCCTCCGATACGGGAAGCCAGTAATGACATAGCTTACATAGAG TATAAAACCAGCAAGGAAGGAAGCACCATGGGGATCACTGTGTCCCATTCAGCCATGCTGGTCCACTGTCACGCCCTCACACAGGCCTGCGGCTACACTGAAG CTGAGACGATAACCAACGTCCTGGACTTCAAGAGAGAAGCAGGATTATGGCACGGCGTTCTTACT AGTGTCATGAATCGGATGCACGTGATCAGCATTCCCTACTCCCTGATGAAAGTCAACCCCCTCTCCTGGATACAGAAGGTTCACACATACAAAG CGAGGGTTGCCGTGGTGAAGTCAAGGGACATGCACTGGTCTCTGCTggcccagagagaccagagagacgtcAGCCTGAGCTCCCTGCGCATGCTCATCGTAGCCGACGGAGCGAACCCAT GGTCGATATCCTCCTGCGACGCCTTCCTCAACGTGTTTCAGGCACGTGGGCTGCGACCTGAGGTGATCTGTCCATGTGCCAGCTCTTCAGAAGCCATGACTGTCGCCATCCGCAG ACCTCCAGAAATGggagttcctcctccagggaaGGCGGTGCTGTCTATGGGGGGGCTGAGCCACAGTGTGATCCGAGTGGACACAGAGGAGAAGCTCTCCGTCCTTACAGTGCAGGATGTGGGACAGGTCATGCCTGGAG CTCTGGTTTGTGTGGTGCGGGTGGAGGGGACTCCCTACATCTGTCAGACAGACGAGGTTGGAGAGATCTGCGTAAGCTCAGGCTGCACGGGCGTAGCTTACTACGGCCTCCCGGGCATGACCAAGAACCTCTTTGAG ACCATCCCAGTGACATCATCTGGAATTCCCTTCAGCGACCGACCGTTTACCAGGACGTCACTGCTGGGCTTTGTGGGGCCA GACAGCCTTGTGTTTGTCGTGGGGAAGATGGATGGGCTGATGGTGGTCAGTGGGCGGAGACACAATGCCGATGATGTGGTTGCCACAGCACTGGCAGTGGAGCCCATGAAGTTTGTGTACAGGGGGAG GATAGCAGTGTTTTCTGTGTCGGTGCTGCATGACGAGAGGATCGTTGTTGTGGCAGAGCAGAGACCAGACGCCTCGGAGGAAGACAGCTTCCAGTGGATGAGCCGCATCCTTCAG GCCATAGACAGCATCCACCAGGTCGGGGTGTACTGCCTGGCTCTGGTGCCTGCCAACACGCTTCCTAAGGCTCCTCTGGGCGGCATCCATATATCTGAGACCAAACAGCGCTTCCTGGAGGGCGCCTTGCACCCCTGCAACGTCCTCATGTGCCCGCACACATGCGTCACCAACCTGCCCAAGCCCAGACAAAAACAGCCAG AGGTCGGTCCTGCTTCTATGATAGTGGGCAACCTGGTGGCGGGCAAGAGGATAGCACAGGCCTGTGGGAGAGATGTGACCCAACTCGAGGACAATGACCAGGCACGTAAG TTCCTGTACATACAGGATGTGCTGCAATGGAGAGCTCAGGCCACTCCAGACCATCCTTTGTTCCTGGTTCTCAACGCTAAG GGCACGGTGGCGAGCACAGCTTCCTGTTTGCAGCTGCACAAGCGGGCAGAGCGGGTGGCTGCAGCCCTGATGGGACGCCTCAACACTGGAGACCACGTCGCCCTCGTCTACCCACCAG GAATCGAGCTGATTGCCACTTTCTACGGCTGCCTGTACGCCGGCTGTGTGCCAGTCACTGTCAGACCCCCCCATCCCCAGAACCTGGCGACCACGCTGCCCACCGTCAAGATGATTGTTGAG GTCAGTAAGTCGGTGTGTATCCTGACCACTCAAGCAATAATGAAGCTGCTTAAATCcaaggaggctgctgctgctgtggatgTCAAGAGCTGGCCCATGGTGCTGGACACgg ATGACCTCCCCAGGAAGAAGAGTCCCCAAATGTACAAGCCCCCGACCCCGGAGATGTTGGCTTACCTGGATTTCAGTGTGTCCACAACAGGCATTTTAGCGGGGGTCAAA ATGTCTCACTCTGCCACCAGTGCCTTGTGTCGCTCCATCAAACTGCAGTGTGAGCTCTACCCGTCCCGGCAGATCGCCATCTGTCTGGACCCCTACTGCGGCCTGGGCTTCGCTCTCTGGTGCCTGTGCAG TGTGTACTCGGGCCACCAGTCCATCCTGGTCCCCCCTCTGGAGCTGGAGAGCAACGCGTCTCTGTGGCTTGCGGCCGTCAGCCAGTACAAAGTGCGCGTCACCTTCTGCTCGTATTCAGTCATGGAGATGTGCACCAAGGGCCTGGGTTCACAGACCGAAGCACTGCGG TTGCGAAACGTGAACCTGTCCTGCGTGCGTACGTGCATGGTGGTAGCCGAGGAGAGGCCCCGCATAGCGCTCACGCAGTCCTTCTCAAAGATCTTCAAGGACTTGGGGCTCTCGCCGCGCGCCGTCAGCACCACCTTCGGCTGCAGGGTGAACGTGGCTATCTGTTTGCAG GGCACCGCCGGGCCAGACCCCACGACGGTTTATGTTGACATGCGAGCTCTACGGCATGACAG GGTTCGCTTGGTAGAGAGAGGGTCGCCACACAGCTTGCCACTGATGGAGTCTGGGAAG ATCCTCCCAGGAGTGAAGGTGATCATTGCCAACACAGAGACTAAAGGACCCTTGGGAGACTCCCATCTGGGAGAG atCTGGGTGAGCAGTCCCCACAACGCCACAGGCTACTACACAGTCTACGGTGAGGAGGCGCTGCACGCTGACCACTTCAACACCAAGCTCAGCTTTGGCGACACCCAGACTGTCTGGGCGAGGACGGGCTACCTGGGCTTCCTGCGGCGCACGGAGCTGACGGATGCCAGTGGAG agcgCCATGATGCTCTCTATGTGGTGGGCTCTCTCGATGAGACCCTGGAGCTGAGGGGAATGAGGTATCACCCGATTGACATCGAGACCTCCGTTATCCGTTCTCACAAGAGCATCGCTGAATG tgcGGTCTTCACCTGGACCAACCTCCTCGTGGTGGTTGTGGAGCTTGAGGGATCGGAGCAGGAGgccctggacctggtggccctGGTCACCAACGTTGTCCTGGAGGAGCACTACCTCATCGtaggagtggtggtggtggtggacccCGGCGTCATCCCCATCAACTCCAGAGGGGAGAAGCAGCGTATGCACCTGAGAGACGGGTTCCTGGCCGACCAGCTGGACCCCATATATGTGGCTTACAACATGTGA
- the dip2a gene encoding disco-interacting protein 2 homolog A isoform X1: MAERTSTGLLTMMLEPTPAVAATLPAEVREKLAELELELSEGDITQKGYEKKRGKLLAPYVPQIQGVDPSLQIDNRIQASSQSVLPGSKHNKSRAANTRDERFRSDLHTEAVQAALAKYKERKMPMPSKRRSVLVQSSVEACTPPDTSSASEDEGSLRRQGRLATSTPYQGQGHPAVEHWFNRVIQGSSTSSSASSTSSHPGGRSVTTTTTTTTSHAALNANAAATALADFMAHTQLDNHSAPPDVTGLSERSSLHTEHPQVASVRGVSRGYNNHTSIMETADGCEWRSEGSHSLMDGVPVNSRVSSKIQQLLNTLKRPKRPPLREFFVDDFEDLLDVQQPDLNQPKPEGLQMSPLEGEPLGVVNNWPPSLPAALHRWGTTQPKSPCLTALDNAGKPVYTLTYGKLWTRSQKLAYTLLNKLSTRNEPLLVPGDRVALVFPNNDPVMFMVAFYGCLLAELVPVPIEVPLTRKDAGSQQIGFLLGSCGVTLALTTDACQKGLPKAQTGEVATFKGWPRLLWFVTDGKHVVKPPKDWHPPIREASNDIAYIEYKTSKEGSTMGITVSHSAMLVHCHALTQACGYTEAETITNVLDFKREAGLWHGVLTSVMNRMHVISIPYSLMKVNPLSWIQKVHTYKARVAVVKSRDMHWSLLAQRDQRDVSLSSLRMLIVADGANPWSISSCDAFLNVFQARGLRPEVICPCASSSEAMTVAIRRPPEMGVPPPGKAVLSMGGLSHSVIRVDTEEKLSVLTVQDVGQVMPGALVCVVRVEGTPYICQTDEVGEICVSSGCTGVAYYGLPGMTKNLFETIPVTSSGIPFSDRPFTRTSLLGFVGPDSLVFVVGKMDGLMVVSGRRHNADDVVATALAVEPMKFVYRGRIAVFSVSVLHDERIVVVAEQRPDASEEDSFQWMSRILQAIDSIHQVGVYCLALVPANTLPKAPLGGIHISETKQRFLEGALHPCNVLMCPHTCVTNLPKPRQKQPEVGPASMIVGNLVAGKRIAQACGRDVTQLEDNDQARKFLYIQDVLQWRAQATPDHPLFLVLNAKGTVASTASCLQLHKRAERVAAALMGRLNTGDHVALVYPPGIELIATFYGCLYAGCVPVTVRPPHPQNLATTLPTVKMIVEVSKSVCILTTQAIMKLLKSKEAAAAVDVKSWPMVLDTDDLPRKKSPQMYKPPTPEMLAYLDFSVSTTGILAGVKMSHSATSALCRSIKLQCELYPSRQIAICLDPYCGLGFALWCLCSVYSGHQSILVPPLELESNASLWLAAVSQYKVRVTFCSYSVMEMCTKGLGSQTEALRLRNVNLSCVRTCMVVAEERPRIALTQSFSKIFKDLGLSPRAVSTTFGCRVNVAICLQPNRLGKLAEQGTAGPDPTTVYVDMRALRHDRVRLVERGSPHSLPLMESGKILPGVKVIIANTETKGPLGDSHLGEIWVSSPHNATGYYTVYGEEALHADHFNTKLSFGDTQTVWARTGYLGFLRRTELTDASGERHDALYVVGSLDETLELRGMRYHPIDIETSVIRSHKSIAECAVFTWTNLLVVVVELEGSEQEALDLVALVTNVVLEEHYLIVGVVVVVDPGVIPINSRGEKQRMHLRDGFLADQLDPIYVAYNM; encoded by the exons ACACCTCCTCAGCGTCGGAAGACGAGGGCTCACTCCGCCGGCAGGGACGTCTGGCCACCTCGACGCCCTACCAGGGCCAGGGCCACCCAGCCGTTGAGCACTGGTTTAACCGTGTCATCCAGGGTTCGTCCACCTCATCATCCGCGTCATCCACCTCATCCCACCCAGGAGGGAGATccgtcaccaccaccaccaccaccaccacttccCACGCAGCCCTCAACGCCAACGCCGCAGCTACCGCGCTGGCTGACTTTATGGCACACACCCAGCTAG ATAACCACTCGGCGCCCCCCGATGTGACGGGGCTGTCGGAGCGCTCCTCGCTTCATACGGAGCATCCCCAGGTGGCCTCGGTACGAGGCGTTTCCCGGGGCTACAACAACCACACCAGCATCATGGAGACTGCAGATG gctgtgAGTGGAGAAGTGAAGGATCCCACAGTTTAATGGATG GTGTTCCGGTCAACAGTCGCGTTTCCTCCAAAATCCAACAGCTGCTCAACACGCTGAAGAGACCAAAGCGGCCGCCGTTGCGAGAGTTCTTTGTCGACGACTTTGAGGATCTCTTGGATG TTCAGCAGCCAGATCTCAACCAGCCAAAGCCAGAAGGCCTTCAGATGAGCCCCCTGGAAGGAGAGCCTCTCGGGGTGGTCAACAACTGGCCTCCCTCCTTGCCAGCAGCGTTACATCGGTGGGGCACAACTCAGCCCAAGAGCCCCTGTCTAACGGCACTCGACAATGCTGGCAAGCCGGTCTACACACTCACCTATG GTAAACTCTGGACCCGGAGTCAGAAACTGGCCTACACTCTTCTGAACAAGCTGAGTACCAGAAATGAGCCTTTGCTCGTGCCCGGCGACCGG GTTGCACTTGTTTTCCCCAACAACGACCCTGTGATGTTCATGGTGGCCTTCTACGGCTGTCTCTTGGCAGAGCTGGTACCTGTGCCTATTGAAGTGCCGCTGACCAGAAAG GATGCAGGAAGTCAACAGATTGGCTTTCTGTTGGGCAGCTGTGGCGTCACGTTGGCATTGACCACTGACGCTTGTCAGAAGGGCTTGCCCAAAGCACAAACGGGGGAGGTAGCCACTTTCAAAG GCTGGCCACGGTTGCTGTGGTTTGTGACGGATGGAAAACATGTCGTGAAGCCTCCGAAAGACTGGCATCCTCCGATACGGGAAGCCAGTAATGACATAGCTTACATAGAG TATAAAACCAGCAAGGAAGGAAGCACCATGGGGATCACTGTGTCCCATTCAGCCATGCTGGTCCACTGTCACGCCCTCACACAGGCCTGCGGCTACACTGAAG CTGAGACGATAACCAACGTCCTGGACTTCAAGAGAGAAGCAGGATTATGGCACGGCGTTCTTACT AGTGTCATGAATCGGATGCACGTGATCAGCATTCCCTACTCCCTGATGAAAGTCAACCCCCTCTCCTGGATACAGAAGGTTCACACATACAAAG CGAGGGTTGCCGTGGTGAAGTCAAGGGACATGCACTGGTCTCTGCTggcccagagagaccagagagacgtcAGCCTGAGCTCCCTGCGCATGCTCATCGTAGCCGACGGAGCGAACCCAT GGTCGATATCCTCCTGCGACGCCTTCCTCAACGTGTTTCAGGCACGTGGGCTGCGACCTGAGGTGATCTGTCCATGTGCCAGCTCTTCAGAAGCCATGACTGTCGCCATCCGCAG ACCTCCAGAAATGggagttcctcctccagggaaGGCGGTGCTGTCTATGGGGGGGCTGAGCCACAGTGTGATCCGAGTGGACACAGAGGAGAAGCTCTCCGTCCTTACAGTGCAGGATGTGGGACAGGTCATGCCTGGAG CTCTGGTTTGTGTGGTGCGGGTGGAGGGGACTCCCTACATCTGTCAGACAGACGAGGTTGGAGAGATCTGCGTAAGCTCAGGCTGCACGGGCGTAGCTTACTACGGCCTCCCGGGCATGACCAAGAACCTCTTTGAG ACCATCCCAGTGACATCATCTGGAATTCCCTTCAGCGACCGACCGTTTACCAGGACGTCACTGCTGGGCTTTGTGGGGCCA GACAGCCTTGTGTTTGTCGTGGGGAAGATGGATGGGCTGATGGTGGTCAGTGGGCGGAGACACAATGCCGATGATGTGGTTGCCACAGCACTGGCAGTGGAGCCCATGAAGTTTGTGTACAGGGGGAG GATAGCAGTGTTTTCTGTGTCGGTGCTGCATGACGAGAGGATCGTTGTTGTGGCAGAGCAGAGACCAGACGCCTCGGAGGAAGACAGCTTCCAGTGGATGAGCCGCATCCTTCAG GCCATAGACAGCATCCACCAGGTCGGGGTGTACTGCCTGGCTCTGGTGCCTGCCAACACGCTTCCTAAGGCTCCTCTGGGCGGCATCCATATATCTGAGACCAAACAGCGCTTCCTGGAGGGCGCCTTGCACCCCTGCAACGTCCTCATGTGCCCGCACACATGCGTCACCAACCTGCCCAAGCCCAGACAAAAACAGCCAG AGGTCGGTCCTGCTTCTATGATAGTGGGCAACCTGGTGGCGGGCAAGAGGATAGCACAGGCCTGTGGGAGAGATGTGACCCAACTCGAGGACAATGACCAGGCACGTAAG TTCCTGTACATACAGGATGTGCTGCAATGGAGAGCTCAGGCCACTCCAGACCATCCTTTGTTCCTGGTTCTCAACGCTAAG GGCACGGTGGCGAGCACAGCTTCCTGTTTGCAGCTGCACAAGCGGGCAGAGCGGGTGGCTGCAGCCCTGATGGGACGCCTCAACACTGGAGACCACGTCGCCCTCGTCTACCCACCAG GAATCGAGCTGATTGCCACTTTCTACGGCTGCCTGTACGCCGGCTGTGTGCCAGTCACTGTCAGACCCCCCCATCCCCAGAACCTGGCGACCACGCTGCCCACCGTCAAGATGATTGTTGAG GTCAGTAAGTCGGTGTGTATCCTGACCACTCAAGCAATAATGAAGCTGCTTAAATCcaaggaggctgctgctgctgtggatgTCAAGAGCTGGCCCATGGTGCTGGACACgg ATGACCTCCCCAGGAAGAAGAGTCCCCAAATGTACAAGCCCCCGACCCCGGAGATGTTGGCTTACCTGGATTTCAGTGTGTCCACAACAGGCATTTTAGCGGGGGTCAAA ATGTCTCACTCTGCCACCAGTGCCTTGTGTCGCTCCATCAAACTGCAGTGTGAGCTCTACCCGTCCCGGCAGATCGCCATCTGTCTGGACCCCTACTGCGGCCTGGGCTTCGCTCTCTGGTGCCTGTGCAG TGTGTACTCGGGCCACCAGTCCATCCTGGTCCCCCCTCTGGAGCTGGAGAGCAACGCGTCTCTGTGGCTTGCGGCCGTCAGCCAGTACAAAGTGCGCGTCACCTTCTGCTCGTATTCAGTCATGGAGATGTGCACCAAGGGCCTGGGTTCACAGACCGAAGCACTGCGG TTGCGAAACGTGAACCTGTCCTGCGTGCGTACGTGCATGGTGGTAGCCGAGGAGAGGCCCCGCATAGCGCTCACGCAGTCCTTCTCAAAGATCTTCAAGGACTTGGGGCTCTCGCCGCGCGCCGTCAGCACCACCTTCGGCTGCAGGGTGAACGTGGCTATCTGTTTGCAG CCCAACAGGTTAGGGAAACTGGCTGAGCAG GGCACCGCCGGGCCAGACCCCACGACGGTTTATGTTGACATGCGAGCTCTACGGCATGACAG GGTTCGCTTGGTAGAGAGAGGGTCGCCACACAGCTTGCCACTGATGGAGTCTGGGAAG ATCCTCCCAGGAGTGAAGGTGATCATTGCCAACACAGAGACTAAAGGACCCTTGGGAGACTCCCATCTGGGAGAG atCTGGGTGAGCAGTCCCCACAACGCCACAGGCTACTACACAGTCTACGGTGAGGAGGCGCTGCACGCTGACCACTTCAACACCAAGCTCAGCTTTGGCGACACCCAGACTGTCTGGGCGAGGACGGGCTACCTGGGCTTCCTGCGGCGCACGGAGCTGACGGATGCCAGTGGAG agcgCCATGATGCTCTCTATGTGGTGGGCTCTCTCGATGAGACCCTGGAGCTGAGGGGAATGAGGTATCACCCGATTGACATCGAGACCTCCGTTATCCGTTCTCACAAGAGCATCGCTGAATG tgcGGTCTTCACCTGGACCAACCTCCTCGTGGTGGTTGTGGAGCTTGAGGGATCGGAGCAGGAGgccctggacctggtggccctGGTCACCAACGTTGTCCTGGAGGAGCACTACCTCATCGtaggagtggtggtggtggtggacccCGGCGTCATCCCCATCAACTCCAGAGGGGAGAAGCAGCGTATGCACCTGAGAGACGGGTTCCTGGCCGACCAGCTGGACCCCATATATGTGGCTTACAACATGTGA